ACACACAAGTTACACCGAGCCAAACCAGAACGCGCTCAGGCCCTCACTGCTTTGGGACTGTTCAGCTGAGGGTTTCCCAGACTGACCGATGACCTGAAACTGGGGCAAAGCACCGCAATTGACAAACACGCCCAGAAAGTGAAGTTCTCATTTGGCAAAGGCTATATCACAGGCCTTCAGCTCAAATGGAGGTGAACAAACAgcactgcccccctccccagcctggggagACTCGCCTGCCCTGGCCCCCCACCTCAGGGTGCTACCAGCATGCCCAGAACAGCATCCCCACCCCACACTGCTACCGTCGTCCCCAGTACATgcatcccccaccccactgtgagCAACGCCCACAAGCACCTCCCGGGAACCCCGCACAAAGGGACACCCCAGGGCCTCTCTTAGGAAAATCTCATTCCCTAACTATGGCACCAACTCGTCTTGAGAGGACAAAATTGCATCAAGTTCcttaagacagacagacacatagATAGACAGACACCTTCTTGACATTGTATACTGCATAGCCATGGTTCAGTCAGCATGACTAAAGGACCCCAGCTCATTGCAAGGCAGAGAAGGACAGCCCCCACCCTGAAGAGAAGAGGATAGCCCTGGACTACCCACATCACACCAGCACCCCAGCCCCTCCGACACCTCTGTGAAACCCTCCCCTTACCTGGCATGAGAGATAAGGAACTGCAGCAAGACCGACTACAGGGACGTCTGGttcaagaaagaagcagatggatgGCAACACCACAGAATTAGGGTTGCTTTGCAGAACAGCAGTGTGACTGTCTGGCTGTTAAGTAGTGGTTGGTCAAATCATGTTGCACCTGAATGCCTGAAAAGTATAAGAACCATGTGTCAAACCGCATTCGGGGTGCCCCAGTTTGAATGGGACAGCTCACGTGCATGAATGCAAGAACTCCTCTTGCAGTGCTATACTTTGCATCCCAGGCTCTCTCCTCGGTCGGCACGGGCCAGCTGCCAAATTGTCGCGGCAGCTCCCCATCATGGCTGCACGGTACCAGCACTGGCACCGGTTCCACCACAGTTGGGAGAAGCAGTTGCCCCCCTGGGGCACATCCCAAAAGCGCTccagccccccccatccccaccactggggcaggatggggcagcaCGCACGTCAGCATTGCAGGGCCACCGGTGCTGGGCCCATGCCTTCCCCTTGGACAGGAAAttcacctccccccaaaaatcatGCTTGGGATGGGAAACCATTGGGATAGGAAAGCATCGTGGGGCTGAGAAATCATCACTGGGATGGGAAACCATTGTGGGGATGGGAAACCATCATCAGCAGGATAGGAAATCATTGAGGTGGGAAGTTGTACGAAAAACCAAACCCTTGCAAGGCTGGCTGACGCAGGTGCTGGCGGATTGATTGCCATGGGGACGGAGGCTGTTTGCCCCCAACAAACCCCACACTGACCAACCGCCATGGCAGGTACAGCAGCAGGCTCCCACTCCTCCTGGTGCTCCTGCCCTCCAGATAaccccccagccagctctgcccgcCAAGATCTCACCCCATCGCCCCTCTTTGCTTCCCCCAACACAGAGCTTCCCTTTCCGGCTGCCGATGGCATCAGAGGTGCCCGGTGTGAGCTTTGCCATTCCAGCCATGCCACCACCGGTCACTGCCTGTGtgtttccctctgtcccagggcTGCCAGTGTCCTCTAAGCCTGCCCAGGTCCACCCCATTACCTACCAGCTGGCGCAGGCCAGCACATGGCATGGGGTGCCAGGGCCCCTGGGGgccctggggcagctggggcagctccccTGTGGGGTGCAGCTCCCCCCCGTGGTGCAGCCTCCCTGCGGGGTGCAGCTCCTCCCCATGGCTGCTCCCTCTCCCACTGCCTACGGGTGGGGACAGCAGCTGGTGACAGGGATGCTGGTGCCACACCAGCCgatggggctggggccggggacCGTGGTCCAGGGGGAGCCCCCGTACCCCACGGGCTCCTCAGTGCTGCATGTCCCTGCACGCCCTGCCACCCCACCGCCCCATGGACCAACATTGGGTGCAGGGCCCCCCTGTGCTCCACACCCTGCCCGGCAGTGCCCAGAAGCCATCAGAGACCTCCAACAAGGACGGGGCGGCCATCGAGGACAgcgtccctgctgccagcccccaccaccctgccctgcctccaACGACCAGCAGAACCATGACAACGCCCAAAGGTGAGGTTTGGGGGGTGGCAGCGCCCGCAGGTGGGCAGCTAGGTGGAAGAAAGCTTGCATCACCCCTGGGGTgagttggttggtttgctttttcagctgcgGTGAccaccccagcagccctggggaagcTCGCGGATCTGCTCGAGCAGGGGCCAGCTGCCTTCGCCGAGGCCTTTCCTGAGCAGGCAGACGACACCACCCTCAACCATATGCCCACCTAGCTTGACACTGCAGATGGCAAGGACACCGGCCCTGACAGCCCCACCTTGACCGCCTTCCTCCGTGAGTTCCCCGACCTCTCCCAGTACGTGGTGGAAGGCTGCTGCCCCAAGGAGCGAGCAGCACTGGCGGGGCTGGGGGACGACAAGGACACTGTCCCCGATGTCCCCAACTTGACTGCCTTCCTCAGCGAACTCCCCGACCTCTCCGAGTACGTGGCAGAGGGCTGCTGCCCCAAGGAGCGAGTGGTAGCAGCGGGGCTGAGGGACAGTGAGGACACCATCTCTGACGTCCTTGATTTCTCCAGCAGCCTCGCCAGCACCGCTTTCCTCAATGACTTCCACAACTTCTCGCAGTACGTGGAGGACGGTGGCTGCCCTCAGGACAAAGCGGTGGTGGCACGGCTACAGGACAGCGAGGACACCATCTTGATCGCCAGTGTCCCCAACTTGACCAAACAGGTCCTCGATGAGCTCCCCGACCTCTCTGAGTACGTGGCGGAGGGCAGCTGCCCCAAGAGCAagcggtggtggtggggctgggggacggTGAGGGCACCGTCCCACGTGCCCCCAACATCCCCGACTTGACCACCTCCCTCAACAAGCTCCCCCACCTCTTGGAGTACAGGGCAGAGGGCAGCTGCAACAAGGAGCAAGTGGTGGCGGTGATGCTGGTGGATGGCGAAAACACCTTCCCCGATGTCCCCGACAGCCTTACCGGCACCGCCTCCATCAACGAAGCCCCCGATACCGTGGAGTATGGGGCAAAGGGCAACTGCCCTGAGGACCGCCTGGCGGTGGCAATGCTGGGGGACACAGACCCGTTCTGGGGGGTGCTGGCCTCCCCCTTGCAGGACCCCAAGGGGAAGCATGGCAGGGTAGCAGCAGAAGACCTCCTCACCTGGCTGCCCCCGAGTCCCTTGGAATTTTCTGAGGAGAGCTCTGCAGAGAGTTCTCTGGGGACTTCAGAGGACAGTCCTGTGGAGAGTCTCCAGAAGGGTCATCCGGAGAGTCCCTCACTGAGCCCTCTGCAGATCCCGCTGCTGAGTTCCCTGGCcagccccctgcctccccccagcatCATCTGCCCCGCATGGCCCGACTGCTGGGGGAGGCACTGCCGCTGGGTATCGTCTCCTGCCGGGTGGTGCCCAGATCAGGAGAGGTGGGTGGCAAGAAAAACAAGCGCCCCACACCAGCCAGCACCCCTCAGAAGGCAGGCACCTCCCCCCGGGACAGcatcccaccaaaaaaaaagaagtagatggTGGTGCAGCAGGTGGCCAAACAGGCGAAAACCCTCTGGGAGGGGAAGCTGGACAGGGACGGCGTGGCAGCAGCGGGCAGCAGGCGGAGAGCATCCAACCGCAACAACGTGCCGGCCAAGCCATCTAGAACCCGGCGAGACACCAGGGAGCAAAGGTCCTTTGCACAGCGGGAGGGGACAGGTTTCACGCAGCTGGTCCACCAAAACCCCGCAGCACGGAGGCCTTAAACTGCTGGCCCAGGGCTCTGGCCCCACACCTGTCCTGGGGACCCTCACCCACCCCGATCCCCCGGCCCCCTGCACTTTAAGCTACAGCTCCCCgctgcctgggggctgccctgtgTTCAACGGAACAGGCGACACAGCGCTGCCAGCCACCAGCGCTGCCGGTGTCAGGGCCCAGGCGGGCCCTGCGGCTCCCAGCAGCACCGGGCCGCACGCTGCTGCGGaaccccagggcagcccccaggaGGAAGCCGCggagtgctgggggcaggggCAAGGCCCGGCAGTCGCACTCACCGCTCCGGTACACGGGAGCCCCTTCTGCCTCCCATGACGGCGCCGGCCCTGGGCCCACCGAGCACCACTTCACCCCGTGCCCCCAGAGAGGAGGCCGTGGCCCCTGcccagcagaggctgctgccgtGGTGCCACCTTGCAGTTACTAAAAGGAATGACCACCccagcaccagcatccccagcccgGCCTGGTACCAACACCCCTGGTACCGCCATCTCTACCCCATCCTGATGCTGACAGCCCCACCACCGGCATCCCCAGGAACAGCATCCCCACCCCGGGGCCGGGGACACCCCGCACCCACCTGAGGGAACGCTTGCGAAACTCCATCCAGAGCTTCCACCCGCTGGGGCAAAGAGTGaaggtggtggggctggtgcGCCAACCACCCGACCTGGAGCCCCAAGCCGACCCCAGCGTGCCCTGCTGCATCCCCAAGCACCTGCTGGTGGCCCCGAGACCCAGCACGGGGACGGCTGCCTCCAAGCCCCCGGCTGATGGCAAGAAGGAGATGGCACTGGCGGCGGCCAGCAGCAAGGCACGCACCAGGCCGGCTGCCAAACCTAAGCAGCCAAGCTGGCTGTGACTGTTGCCCACGGGGGGCCAAACCCCACGGGAGGGGCTGCCGCAGCAGCTCCGCATGCCACCTCAGCTGCTGTGCCCTCCTGCTGACTCTGTGCTATCCCTCGGGCCCTCGGGGGGGGGGCCTTACAGCTGTGCCCACCCCACTGGAGGAGCACGAGGAGTCAGTGCCCATCACTCCGAGCAGTGGCCCAAGTGGGAGCACGTGAAGAAGCTGgcccaggaggagcaggagcgggCGGCCCTGCAGATGTCACTGGGCCAGCTGCAGTTTTTTGTGCCGAGGGAGACGGACATGGAGATAGCCCACCATTACAGCTACCCATAAACCACTGGTCCAGCACTGTCTCTCATAGCACCCACACACAGAGGAGATCTGGAGGCAGAGACCTGCACCCAcacaccccagccccagccctctcccagatCCCTCTTTCTTCCTTAAAGTCATTAAAAGAGCTGGGAAGCACCTCTCTGCCTGTGGTCATTTGCACAGCCCAGGAGTTAACGCAACACCTGCCCAGCCCACGGgtggctgagctgggctggggatggCCACCGAGAAGATGGCTACACGTGGCATTGCTCCAGGTGGCGGGTGCCCGTGGGAGAAACCACATTGATGAGCATCAACACCGGGAGGATGGAAGCGTCCATCACTGCCCTAGCACCAGCATCACTGCTGGCAAGCTGGacccagccctgggaaggagccGCAGCTGCCacggggggacaggcagggactgCCTGAGCATGGAAAACTCGTCTCGCACCGGGCCGGCGAGCGGGCATCGCTGGCCAGGGCTCACATGCTGAGAGCCCGGAGCTGGTGCTGCACTGGCTGCCCAGCTCGCTCCACCCCCTCTACAGCCTTGTCCGGCACTCCCTGGACCTCACCCAGCAAAACCCTCTGCCCACACGTGAGCCCTGAGCCAGCGTCACGAAACACTTGCAACGGGCCCATGCTGACCGAGGTGAGAGGCCAGGAcgcaaagtatagaattacagGGGCAAGTATTTTTTCGTGCACGTGTTGTGTCCCAGCCTAGTTGGGACACCCCAAATGTGCCTTTACGCAGGGTTCTCATACCCTTCAATTGTTCAGCTACAAGACGACTTGACTAACCACCAGCACCCACACTACTGATAATCATAGTCaaactttgcaaagcaactcTAGTTTTGCAGCGCTCTCGCTGCTTGCCTATTAAGCCAGATGTCCCTGCACTCAGTCTTGCTAGAGTTGCTGGTCTATGATGCCAGACAGTGCTGGGAGGGTTTCAAAGATGTGTCAGAGGGGCTAGGATGCTGGTGTTATCTTGGTTGACCTGGGGTATCCTTTATCCTTCATGGACGGCTCTAAGCTTCCTAGAAGCAAAGTCCTTCTTTCCAGGGCCACCGAGTACCTTGGAGATTTCTGAGGAGAGCTCTGCGGAGAGTTCTCCAGGGACTTCAGAGGACAGTCCTGTGGAGAGTCCCCAGAAGGATCCCCTGAAGGTTCCTCTGGAAAGTCCCTTGCTGAGCCCTCTGCGGATCCAATTAGACAAAGTTCCTGAAGTAACTCAAGCTAGACAAAGCCATTAAATGCTTTATGAGATCATACAGGAAACTGAACTCAAGTGCCTGCCATGGCATTGCCTCGGTATGCCTTACACTCAAGCAACCAACCTTCAGTACTTTTTCATAAAGCTTATGTAGAAAGCAATTCTGGAGCACTTGCTTTTCATGCATCATTACAGTTATCGGTTACATGATCACTGTTTCACTGGGATGCCTTTCATACAATAGCTCCCAGTACTATAAAAAGAACTGCTTGTTGAGCCCTACATCGCTCCTGGGTAAAGGGTCTCCTACAGCCTCAAGCTACTCACCAGCTAGTGTTTCCCAGAAGTCAACCGCAAAATTCCGCTTCCTCCTAATTTCTGCTTCCGTCCATAGCAGGCACGGAGGGGCTTTTCACCCAGGAACCTCTGGGCTCTGATACCGTAAAACAGGGAGGAACCTAGCCCCATTCCCACTGTGATGATGTGCTCGTAGAAGCTCACCCATCAAATACCTGTCAAACAGAGAAGGGACATACAACACAGTGAGGAAGATGGATGCTTtacctctgcagtgctgctgcttgatGTCCAGTATTTTCTCAAGGAGGAACTATctacttgtattctccacaacacTGAAGCTTCCCCACTGCTAGGGTGCAGTGCAGACAAATCCCATGGATGCTACTGGAACAGCAGCTTCAATTCCATAcactgctgcccttctcctctgAGGCCGTCAGCTCCACTGATGGTGCACAGCCAGAAGCTTCATGCTCAGcaggccccagctctgccagagaAGCAAAGATCACAAGCCATTTCAGATCAAGAGCAGCTTTGTTCCATCTTCCACAAGCCTCTAAGGAAACGCACCATGAGCTAGTACGTGGcagcagacagaggaaagaacGTCACACTGGTTTCCTCCATGagctctgtcgtggtttaaccccagccagcaactaagcaccacgcagccgctcactcaccgccctcacagtgggataggggagagaatcagaagggtgaaagtgagaaaacttgtgggctgagataaagacagtttaacaggtaaagcaaaagccgcgcacgcaagcaaagcaaaacaaggaattaatttactacttcccatcggcaggcaggtgttcagccatctccaggaaagcagggctccatcaagctCACACCCCATCTAGCTACCTGCCAAGCTGCGATAGCTGACGATGTGAGAGAAATTACTGTCCCAGCTGCCACCAAGTGCATTTTGCTGTTCAACAGGCTAGCAGTAAGCAAGTATAACCATAATAATCACTAGTCACTTTGCTGCTCAGATAGGTCAGGCTCTTAAACAATTTTGAAGCTCTCTCCACTCAAATATTCTCACACAAGCACACCTTACTCTCTGTAGCTGGCACTTTTAGCACTTCCCCCAGCCACGAAAACAGACTAGGAATCCCGCAACCTAAGCGACACCATGTTCCACCACTACATGGGAAGCTACAGCAAGCTTCCAGTCCAAACAAAACATTCTAGCACCATTCAGTTATGCCATGAGATTGCGTAAAAGAGtacattttgctttcacaaaATCTACATCTGAAACCTCAGCTAAACAAGGATCCTTTGGCAaatagttgggggggggggggggattctctATGTAGGAGTTTGCAATTTGCAAAATGTCCTGTCATCTCATCTCTATTTATTGGGCATGAGGTTGGTTCTGTGTAAGCACCCTACCCCAAACAACTCTTTTATGCAGATTGAACCCCACCACGTCtatgcttttccttcctgcacaCCACGACACCAAGTTACAAACCCTAGGGCTTTTTTAAGCCCTCTTTGAAGTACCACTGCATTACAGCTAAACAAGCATTcaaacaggaggggaaaagagggcCTTATGCCAGCTACATCCATGTGCCAACTGCTGTCACCGTACCAAGTGAGACCGAACACCACAAAACTTGTAGCCTACTGGAATACACCCAGCGGTACACATGGCAGCAGACATGCGAGAGGCGTGGATGCAGCCAGGGagtttccccttcccctctgtacAGATTCCTAACCAGAAACACATCTTCATCCTTCGCCTCCACAACCTCCTGATGTTGCATCCACAGCCGCCCGCATCTGTGACACACACTTCGAACAGGCAAGGCCACACTGTCCTACTCCAGATGTGAGGTGAAGTCTTGGCTGCAGGCTTAATAGGTGGGAAACAGCTGTGCAAGTCTCACACCTGCTGAATTAGATTTACCAGATTTAGATAAGAATTTCCCACTTTAATTCAGAGAACTACAAAGGCATCTGAGCAAGTTGGAGACATGCCCCCCTGCCATTCCCCCCATTCTACAGGCCTGCCTCTGGCAAATACATGCAGAAAGCTTCAAGCCCTCTGCCATCAGCAAGAGCATTCACTTGCCTAAGAGGAGAAAGGGACAAGAGGGGATGTCCTCTTATTTCTGCTCCAAAACTGCTCTTGACAAGCAACCCGGCGCAACACTTCCTTAACAGAAACAGGTGATGGAGGATGAAAGCAGATGGCATATActttttaatgccatttattaataaaaagctataaaatgcAGAACAACTGTGAATCTTTCTCTAATccaaaaaattaactgaaggaATCCCTGATGTATCCATGACTAAGAGGATGTGTAGAACAGACTTTCAAGAACAGCACTTCAAATTGgctcctaaggggctgaagtcCCTCAGGTTCATCATTCCCATCAAACAAAAAGCACAACCTGTGCCTAGAACTCATCAGGGTAAGCTCTCCAACATAGCCAGTACTCTACCACCTCTGGACCCGGATTACTTGGGTCAGCAAATTGAGACTTACTCTTGAGAGGCAGGGAGGCTCTACAAAttccagaaggaaaggaagacacGGTAGCGTGTCCTACACAGGGAGCAGACACAGAGTCTGTGCTGCGCAAGCCCTGTCCACTACATTAACATTGCTACCTTTGGGATGTAAAGTCAAGGGCACACGACACCACACTGCATGCCAGTCGAGCAGAAAGCAATTGCTCTCACAGATCAAGAGCTAGTGTCCAGGGCCTGCACCTCCCTgtacagctgcaaagaaaagcaacacttaAAAGATGCACTAAAAAG
The DNA window shown above is from Harpia harpyja isolate bHarHar1 unplaced genomic scaffold, bHarHar1 primary haplotype scaffold_47a, whole genome shotgun sequence and carries:
- the LOC128138488 gene encoding uncharacterized protein LOC128138488 is translated as MAAPSPTAYGWGQQLVTGMLVPHQPMGLGPGTVVQGEPPYPTGSSVLHVPARPATPPPHGPTLGAGPPCAPHPARQCPEAIRDLQQGRGGHRGQRPCCQPPPPCPASNDQQNHDNAQSLASTAFLNDFHNFSQYVEDGGCPQDKAVVARLQDSEDTILIASVPNLTKQVLDELPDLSEYVAEGSCPKSKRWWWGWGTVRAPSHVPPTSPT